The genomic DNA ATTCATATTACATATTCAAATCAAGATAAACAAACTCTAAtgcaaatacaataaaaattgAATAAATCTATCTCCCATTTACCTCTCACTTGCAGAgctgtaatttgtttgtttaatcaaagaggttaaagaggaaaatggaaaagaattAGAAAAAGAAGTGACACCAGTGCTTTTTCATATGTGTTTATTACAGTTTATCTTCAAATGTTTCCTTCTTCAGTTGCTTGGATGATATCAAGGCTTACTCACCTCAATCACTTGCCctttaaaagtttattttagtcTTCTTAAATGCCAAAAGGGTGGGGTCAGCAACAAAATATAGTGCAATGCAAAAAAGCTAAAGTCAttgctttaatttgcttttataaaatgtgtatgattctaattgtatgtattttagCATTATATATAACTTAAAAGATataattttcatatttttataacTTAGCTGCTGCTAAGCTACAAACTGCTTTACTGTGTCCCACCCATGTGCAACTCCAATCAAGTTAAAAGAAATGCCAAGAATTATTTGCACAACAACCTGCAGGACAGCCTGGTTAGTCAAACTATTAATGCCAGTAAAAGCAGCTGCTCAAGATCTCTgacactagtgtgtgtgtgtgtgtgtgtgcgtgtgcgtgtgtgtgtgtgtgcttttcaccctccaaacacactgagacagcCCTCAAACTACTTCCTCAATGCAGTCAGGCTCTGAATGTGGCACTGCCATTGGTGGAACCAACTGTCAGTCACGAGGTTCAAGTTTCATACAGATTTAGAAAGTGCACAAGCAGCGGTCTGAAAAGCAGGCTTTTATGGTAATGAAACCACTGAGTGAGACAACTTTGTCAAAAAGGCCTAAATGTGCATGAGACACGGACATAAACACTCATTTTACTGCACACTCATACAGACACACGCTCCCATGTTTTTACAGACTAAACTGACAAAGCACATCTTCAGCTATATGACTTCTACATGTCTTTGCTTAACAGCTTGCAGCCCAGGTCCTGGATGAGTTTGATGATGAGGATGTCGGAGTTGGACTCCTTGATGCAAAGCTCGACAAAGTCGTTGCAAAGAAACTAGGTAAACACGGCACAAAATGAACACAGCTGCAGACCCCTGTAACTTAGGTCATTATGTGAAAATGAGACTAGCCAGTGTCAGTATCTCAGCCATTTGTCAGTCAAACTATTACATCGATCTGTAATGGATGATAATATGAACTAACCTGTCTAACTCTCAGTGAGATATGGCCTCCTTGGCTTTAATGTTTCCTGTTCCAATGGaagataaatataaaacatgtggGGAGATGATACCTAATACTTCTCCTCTTTTCCCCCCCAGGCCTTGATGAGTCCGACAGCGTCTACATCTTCACAGACGATGAAGTCATAGAATATGACGGCGAGTTTGCAGCAGACACTCTTGTGGAGTTCATCTATGATGTTCGTGAGGATATAATCTCCCAGTTAATAGCCTGCTTTATTTAAGCAAAAGAATTCCACTTTGCCTTCTTTGATGATGAGCCCTTGAATCTGACTCTGGgttcttcttttctctgccaCCTCCAACTCcattgcccccccaccccccccccccccaccccgttcTCCTCCATGACCCTCCTTTTAATTCATAGGTTCTTGAGGACCCCGTGGAAATTATTGACAATAGTAGGGAACTGAAAGGCTTCGAAAACATCGAAGAGGACATCAAATTGGTGGGCTACTTTAAGAGTCACAAGTCAGAACGTAAGAATCTGTACTGTGATGGCATGATAACCTGTTGCTTGCTTTTCAACATTATTGCTCATAATTGCATTTCAAGCAAGTGCAACAGAGACCAGGCTCAGATTGCTTGACTTAACTTTGAGCTGCAGACTGATTTGAGGTGTAATGTGATTTTGTAGTGAGGACACTAGAAGCTACATTAATGATGAGTGCAACAAGTCTTAGACATTTCATACAGGGGCCGATCCACTGAAACAACTTGATGGATGCCTATAAAATTTCAGATTTTGAGGCTTTTGCTGATGCTGCTGAAGAGTTCCATCCTCACATCAAGTTCTTTGCCACATTCAGTCCCAAGGTGAGTAATAATTGTCATTATGTTAAATGTCATCAGACACATAGAGCTATATGAAAAGTGTCGCAACAAAATGTCTATAAAGCTTTATCTGTCCGCAGCTGCTgaaaatgaggttgatgagagcataGTCTGTGggccagaaaacaaaacaacagctaaAAGATGCAAAAGCGTTCCATAGAGTTGAGAGGTGTCGGAGTTGGGTGATTATTCCGGAtttgtcactacaagcaactcctttcacattacacatagtcatcTGATCCATTGTTGACGTACAaatgttgattagtgcagctttaacataaGAGCAGGTATTAGATTATCTGCATGAGTAAAACAtacattatcacattattttaaaaaagcaatgGGTCAAAAAACGAGCCTTGAGCCACTCCATTTGGCCATTGATGAACACAAAATACTCTATGTGGATTATGCATCTAACATCTTTATTCAATATATTTAAAACTTATAACTTATATACTATAAAAGTCCGCCAAACAAGAGGCTTTTGAAAGATCTAAAAATACACCAAGGAAGAATTTGTTGTTATATCGTTACAATTACAAAAATTACAATTTTGGATCGCTAAAGTTGATGTAGTTCCTATCGCGATCAAAACAGCCATTGCATTTCCCTACAGTATGTTGTCATAAATCAACTCCTACGGATTAAGAATCAAGGTTGAATTAGATTTGAGCTCACAGAGATCCCTCATAATCACGTTACAAATGGGTACTCTGACTCTGACGCTATTAGTAGTATGCATTAATCTGTACCCAAAAAGATCGTGAATAGATGCTTAACTTGGACAGGGTGTGTATACAACTATCATGTAAAACACTACGTTCTTGAAATGTTCTTACTTTTCCCTTTCGAGGATTTCTTCCTTATTCTTATATTGAAGAGTACAAAGTacactttcatgtttttccaaataaaaactAATGCCACATATGGGTCTGCAGACCACTTCTGGAGGATGCACATTCAAAACACCTTTGGTGGTGAGCTGATAAACATGACCTGAAGtgtctgttttattgttcataCTCTCAATTAATTCACTTACAATGCATACAGTATCTAGACGGCAGTTTAATTAGAAAGTGCTATgctgtttgtcttcatcagttgaaattacaaaacataaaTTTGGTCCTCAAACAGTCAAAATAACTTGCCAATAGTTTGCATTTACCCCTACAAACTAAACTTCTGAAGCATTTGTTATGAACCATTAACGTCTTTGTGGTTCCCAGGTCCTCTAAGCTcagttgttggttgttggttttAATCCTTTGGTGGTGTGTTACAGGTTGCCAAGGCTCTGGAGCTGAAGCTTAATGAGGTGGACTTCTATGAACCCTTTATTGATGATCCCGTGGTCATCCCAGGAAAGCCTTACTCTGAGGATGAGCTGGTGAAATTCATTGAAGATAATGACAGGTAAGTCACTACAATGATCTCATGGCAccaaagctgaaaaacaaaacgcaTAAAATCATATTCCTCTGTGCTTTTCAAGACCAACCCTGAGGAAGCTGCAACCACACAACATGTACGAGATCTGGGTAAGAGCCtgaaaacccaccacaacaaatTAGACCAAAGGTCTGTTTTTGTTCCATGAAGAGGCTTGGATGGGATTAAAACAACAGAATGGTTTCAGAAGTTCACCCCAGTgggttcagtttgtctttatTCTTTCCACAGGATGACGATGTTGAGGGTGAACATATCATTGCTTTTGCCGAGGAGGCTGACCCAGGTGACGGAACCCTGAATGAATTGTAAAAAACGACTGACAGACACATCAACAGATTATGATAGAATTACAAATCTAGAAATCTAGATGTGTCACATGGGGCAGCAAGGGGGTTGGAGGAGGTTTTTGCATGGTGACGATGTGATGTAAAGCCAAATTGAATCAGACTGTCCCATGAAGCTATACAATATTTGAGCAGGCGAATGGCGGAGGAGCGATAAAAGGAtccacaaatacacattaaCACCACCCTGCCACCCTGTTGCTTCGCCCCTATAATAGTTTAGTCTTAGTTTCACTGTTGTCCTCTCCACTCCTTAGACGGTTTTGAGTTCCTTGAGATCCTGAAGCAAGTTGCCGAGGATAACACAGACAACCCTGACCTCAGCATTGTCTGGATTGACCCTGACGACTTCCCCCTGGTAAGAATATTACAGTGCAGTATGCCTATGGGAAATATATTCTTCATTAATGTCAATTTGATTGATGCTGGGTGATAACAGCGGGATCAATCATAATTATTTTTCCCTGCAGCTTCTGCCACACTGGGAGAAGACTTTTGGAATTGACCTGTCCTCCCCACAGATTGGTGttgttgatgctgatgatgtGAGTTATATTTTTGGTACTCTGTTTATAGATTGCccgtgcatttgtgtgttttgcagtaCTCTGTTATACGTATATACACATGGCTGGTGAAATCACTTTGTCATCTCATTCTTTATAAATGTGATTGGTAAAATGCACCACTGAAGCACAATTAAGAAGTAGCTTGTGCCTTGTCTTATAGgggccctgtgtcaaaatctacTTGTAAGACCCTTCATGTTTCAGTTGATATTGTGTTTACATGGTGACTATCCTTAAACaaatttgtgtttaatcagATTATCACAAAATAATGGACATACGGCAAACCTGGGGCAGAGTAGTATGCCAGTGTGGatggtttggtttgtttctgAGAGTCTGGGTAAAATTGTGGGGGCAACGTGCGTTCTTGTGCATGATACAAGCAAAAGGGGGGCCCACTCATGAAAATATTGCTCCATAGAGCTGCTAGTagtcaaaaactccacaaggTACCTTAAAAGCTTTTCCCTCCTGAGAGAATCCGCAGCTGAGAGGGTTGTATTTGTTCTTCTTCACTCTGCAGGCTGACAGCGTGTGGATGGACATGGATGATGGTGACGACTTGCCATCTGTAGACGAGCTGGAGGACTGGATTGAGGATGCTCTCTCAGGTGAAATCGatcctgatgatgatgatgatgatgatgatgatgatgacgacgatgacgatgatgacgatgatgatgatgatgatgatgacgatgatgacgacgatgatgacgacgatgacgacgatgatgacgacgacgacgatgacgacgacgatgatgacgatgatgatgatgacgacgacgatgatgatgatgacgacgacgacgatgatgacgatgacgacgatgatgatgatgatgatgatgacgacgatgatgatgatgattattaaaTCATGAAGTCATAATTTACTCTTTAAGTCTGACCAATGCAGTTTCAAGAGTCAACATCATTAACTCTGTCAAATCATCCTCTTTTGTATCTAGTTCTTATGTTGAACTTGTCAGCTCATTTTGATATCACATCTtttcatcatcctctctctctgcatctcacCAGAACAATATTCCATTACTCGTTTATCTCTCTCCAATATATATTCACTAATCCTCCATGTAACAAAGTACTTCCTAAGATCCCACGGTGCCTTTATTCCCACATGTAATACATGGTTTTATTCTggtacaataaaaaaagaaattctttCAAAACCTTGCCATCTACTGCTATTGATTTTCAGATtattaaagtttttattttacaaagtaCTGGAGGGGTTGCAATGTTGTATGCATTATGTCTGAGTCCATCTGTGGAGTCTGTTgcagtttgaatgtgttttatttgttcacttATTTTCTTGTTTGCCCCAGTATCAAAACCACTGCAGTCAGATCCAAGGGTGCTAGCAGGCTTTTCTGACGGGTCTTAAGTATCACCAGCCTACTCTGTGAAATCAATGTAACGCTGTACACTGAAAGTGCTGTACACCATATGGATGTTTTCTACGATGATGAAATATGACAACAGCCATGTTCTATTTTTGTAACAAGAGAAATTTAACTTACTGTAAAGTCTTAAATAAATGACAGCTTGGACAGAAACCCCATTACTGTATAGTTTTTTaaaggaggtgtgtgtatgtgtgtgaatccTAAATAATAGGAAATACATATTGATTTTGAGGGCATAATTACCTAagtggaatatatatatatatatatatatatatatatggacacAACACAGTTCCAAAAATGTGCACATACAAAGTGCAGTTCGAAAAAAGCTACTGTGTGTAAGATCTGAATGTTTCTGGCTTCGGCACCCCCTGGTGGTAGTATCATAGAAGAGACACCAGGCAGACAGCACTGTATGCtgatattttaataattttcacTGGATTGTCTCATTTGTCCTCAGGACAGTTGAAAAAAACGATATTATCAAATCTAAATAAAATTctagcagctttaaaaacaacGCTTTAAGATCACAAGGTGAAAATCAGAAATTGAATGAGGTGTGTTTTCTGGGTGCTGAAGTGACAGCTGACTTGctgtatgtaaatgttgtaAGTTTGTGCTGCAGGATTTCAGGTTGCTCTGGGTGAATTTTCATTTCGACCAAATTGTTATTATTCAAACTTTTAAtgggttgtttgtgtttgtgtggtccACTTTTAAAAGGCATCATATAATGCTATAACGTACACTGCGACTTCCACCaatgactttatttttcatggacacacagcagctcattgtgttattgttttgctATTAACACTTGAGTACCCTCCACCATGGACAAGAGATTGCcagactttattttttttgattaagataagataaggtcaagataaaggaaaaaaatcatcTCAAATATCCATAAAACACGCAAAAATGGAGACAGGGAATAATAGCTAAAAATGAGAGCCTTGAAAGCAACATGTTCTGTGTCGGTTCTTCTCATTTTTAGGCCCCGCCCCTCTTATCTCGTGATGTAActggctgcccccccccccctcccctcagtgTTTGAGGCGCCTGCGCCAGTATGAGACACGCCCCTTCTTTCTGCAAGCCATGTGCCTGTCGTTGGTAAATAAAGACTTGTGCTAAATATTAACTTccattttactatttttttttttcgtacAACCGCTGACTCCTGCACAGCCGCTGCAGCCACAATGTCGGCGGGCATCGCGAACCTCCAGGCGCAGGTGGAGTCGGTGCTGGGAGCGCTGGTCAAAGCGGCCACGGTGGAGTTAACCCAACTGTTCGAGAGCAGGTATCGAGCCTCGGCGCTGGATGTGGATGTGGGCCGCACGGAGGACAAAAAGGGACATGAAACCGTGGAGACGCGGGATAGTTTAGCGTCTGGGGACGCAAAACGCAGCATCGGAGTGCAAGTGGACGAGGACATATGTCCGCCGCTGGAGCTTtgtggtctgtgtgtttggAGCTTTAAATGCTAGGACTTCCTGTTTACGCGCACGGCTAGGTTGCAGGGATATATGCACGAGGAGAGGGCAGACTAGTTGCTCCTGTAATACTAACTGCATGATGAGATCAGACGCAGGGTCTTGCAGATTTTGGATGCAGTCAACACACCTTTAGCTTGATGCATATGTGCATTAACTtaacttcactgttttcatttgtaattgtTGCACTGAACTCCTGCGGGGTGTTCCCCCATTGCAAACCCAGTGTAAAGGAGTGCACAGTGCTTCTGTCTTaacccctccccccctcctctccacaggTCCCCCTTTCCCCTCAGATGGTGATTGTTTTAGGGagtgcagggaggaggaggaggaggtggtggtggtggaggggtgtCTCATTCCAGAAATTCACCTTGCTGAAGATAATGGCCAAGTTGACCCGGAAGAGTCTCCTGTGGAGGATCAGGTCAGTGAGAATTTACTGGGGTGTAGGTCACCCATTCAGTGGGGAAGAACAGGCGGAGAGAGAGCGTGAGCAGCTCTGTGGCTTCAACATTAGTATGTCATCACAGCCTGTTCTTATGCCGGTACATCgagtcagactttttttttaatggagtgTGATGTACCAAGGTGGCTCTTAGTTGTTCTCATGACATATACAGTGCTGCagacaagttgttgtttttttatactttcagaCATGACAATCACAACTTCACAGTTTAGTGCTACTAAGAAATCAACACAAATATCAGATCTAGCatgtttttccccctttttttatttctaagttaaagaaaacaaaatatttttttctgggCGTCCATGTTGCCTATACTAAGCATGCACATTTCCTCTTTAATCAGGATGTGGCACAGGCCGTGGACATGATGGAGTTGAGGTTTGAAGCGGAGTCTCCAACTGACAGTGACCCTCAAACAGAAGTTGTTTTGCATGGTAAGAAAAAGCACCATGACATTGACTTGAAATGCAAGGCTGAAAGCACACTGACAGACAAGGTGGGTTTTTATCTGTGGAGGGTTTGAATTATTGAGTTCAGATTAAACAAGAGGAGGTTGCAAATGAGAAATATGAGACGTTCACAGGACCAGTGTTGGTCAGGCAATTTCAGTGACTGcaagaaatcaaagaaatactgttgttttttacttgtatttgtTGAATATAACCCCTGGATCAAATCCCATGGGTGTAGGGAATGTACAGCATGATTAAAGATGCGTCTTAATCTTTTTCAGTCTCTGCAGAAACAAGGACAAAGACATTAAGACATGGCTCTACGCAAAGCTCTCCAACTAAACAGAAGCCTCTCGTGATCCTACCAGATACACGTGATATCATTTCTGGGGAGAAGGTGAAGTTTGTTTGCCCGTTGATCCTCAAGCCAGAGTCTCCAGCTCCCAAACCCGACGGCTCTGAGAAGCCTGTTCAAGCCGAGCCTCAGCCGGCCTGCGTCAGCACCGCCAAGGGCACTGCCTACAGTCCGTCCCTGTCTGATGGAGCTGTGACTCCTGCTCAGATTGGGGTTTGGGAACGGATCCACACGCCAAAGGAGACAAAGAGCAATCTCcacatgaaactgaaactgacgTCTCCAGACCAAAAGCTGATGCGTCCCTGTGCAGTGCAACTGGTGAACATGCTCACGATGCCCGAGTCGGAGATGAAGCTTCAGGATGATGTTGCTAAAGGCCATGACAAAACTGGCTGGCCTCTGCCCAAAGACCTCCGCCGCCACCAAGGTCTTCACACAGGTCAtcgcctctgctgcttcacccCCTGTGGAAATGGCGTTTGGCGGCTTCAGAAGGTGGTCACCCACTCCTGTGACGGATACGCTTGCAGCATCTGCGGGAAGACGTTCAAGCGGAGGAAGATCCTCAGGCGACACGAGCGCTTTCATACTGGTGAAAAACCATACTCATGCTTGGTGTGCTTCAAGACGTTCGCGCTGAGGAAGAGCCTCCGCCGCCACTCGAGGTTCCACACGGGGGAGAGgccacacacctgcacacagtgCAGCAAAAGTTTCCGCCTGCGGGACAATCTGAAAGCACACCTGAGGTTTCACACTGGAGAGAAGCCTTTCAACTGTTCCACTTGTGGCAAGATGTTCAGGATCATGAAGAATCTGGAGAAGCACCAGTGTGAATTCTTTGTTCCTTCATTCAGGACGATTGCTGGCCTGTAGCTGTGGAAAAAGTGGCTGGTTGCGGTGTCGATTGTGCCATTTTCTACCTCAGACTGAAATCAGTATTGCTTTTGTAGAGGACTGGCAAGTCGAGATTAGAGAAGTTAATGCTCTGGGAGAAACGGAAACCATGACCCAGAGTGATTCCTGACACTCAGACGTGTAGAAACTACTACAATACTACTGATGTTTTGTCTTAATATTTCTTTGTATCTTATTCCTTGCCatatttttgtctcttgtgaTAGTGGccgcaactaacaattattttcattatctgttaAAGTTCAAGTGGTCTGTTCATGGCcctgttttcagcagcaaatcctcacttttaagaagctggaaccagcagatgtttgacatttttgcttgaaaacagactgaaacgagtaattaattatcaaaatatttggcAATAGTGGGTTTGGAGAAACACAGTCTGCAAAGAGTCCCCTCCCCCTGGCACAGTTAACCAGGCATACTGCATACGTGCTGAAGTACTCTGCTTCTCTGCAGATTGATGTGTCTTTATAAATGGGTTGGaatgcagcagaaaacatttgtcCTTGTATGGATACAGATATAAAATATCTGTTGATTGCTTGGCCAAGTACAGATCCTCATCTGCCAACATTTCCTGTGTCAAAGTTATATATAAAgtccttctttttgtttgtttttgatgtctATATTCTTTTTATATTCTGCTTTTTTACTTTATAATCATATCTCTTATCAAAAAGTGATTGGCGTTGTGTTCATGTTATGGTCACTGAATGTATGTAggcttctttcttttcatgaCCCAGTATCCATTCCGACTTTGTAAGAAATCTGGTTTTAATGTTAGAACACTGGAATGATAACCGTACTCTGAGAAGTGTACATATGGTCAAACAGAGGTGATCTCATGTGCTGTGTGTCTcatgtgtctttttaaatactgttttaaaaaaagtttttatatCCCTTTATAACCCTGTTTTCATCCTTTTGAACTTCTGATGCTTGATAACGTTTTTCTTTGGCATGAATTAAAGAGACGTTTTTGTGGCACTCATGATTTTGTTGTGTAAACCCTCAACACACTTCCATTCAGTATGGAGGAAGGGTACGACTTTCTAATAAAGCAtgtgttttaaagtgtttaCAAGTTGTAACTGTTTAACTAATAATTAGAATTTACTAATACTTCATAGATCAGTTAAGACAGTTGCTGGCTTGTTATTAGATAAAGACAACTCAAAAGCCATGACGTGAGAGGAAGGCTACTACACATGTTCTAGGGCAACCCTTTTGGCCTGTATGTGTATTTCATAGtacacaaataacaaaatcaacaaatatttgtaaatgaatgaatagagGAGAGTTTCAGGGTTCGAGGGACATTATGAGCCTTGATAGTGTAAAACACAAACCTAATTTTGACCGGAATTTTGTCACTcctattgtttttatttttaccccATTTGGgatgaatatatttttgttacCAAGGTTCCCGTCATGCTTTGGgtgatgtaaacaggaagtgttatgTTGCCATGGAGGTAAGTTAGATCTAGGATACAGGAAGAGATGTATTAATTTATACAGTCGCTAGTTgtataataatatgtaatatattcaAAGCTACACTTGTGCCGCagttttgttttacactttggtGAATGGAAAGTCATGCTAAATTAGCTGTTAGCGGGTCCTGTTTGCCCTGATGTAGCCAGGTGAAGTTACAGTCAACCATCATGTTGAGGCGAGACCTGTTGTTATAAGGAGcgtcttttattttatgtattttatttatatgatttCTGGGCGGATTTGTGAAGGTTTCATCTCGCTGAACACAGGAGAAACGGAAAGAATAACGACGTTAAGtaagtaaatgtgtttttattttatttctttacaacGTTACGGCGCGAGGACAACATGGGGTGCGACTTCTGACACAAGTTCAGTCACTCAGAAGAGGCTTAACGGTTTAAAATGTCGACCAGTTTCAACCACACAGGGTCTTTAgtggggagaagaagaaaaacaaattcactATATTACGTCTACTCACCAGAGGGTTGCATTACATGACACTATAGACTGTTTAAGAGTGTCTTAAAGCTCCTACACAGCCATGATACACAGTGTCGTAGGTTCATTTAGCTGATTGGACTGACGAGCAGGAAACCCACAAGAGGAaccaataacattaataatggctcTGTGCCATTTAGCTAGTTGAGCCATGACAGTCGGCGTGCACAAATAACAGGACACGACTGTGAACACTTTTATTGAACAGAGCCAGACGTCCTCTGTAGGAAAAGTTCAAACCAACCTAGCTACAACCTcagaagaggtctaatcagcccACAGCCCAACGTGttcattttcactctctccCAGTATGAATAAAAAATtagcagttttatttttctattaaacTATCTATGATAGTTTGATTATGTAATCCTGTATTCAACTTTGAAATTGATATCTTGATAGCTGATATATTTAGAGGCAGTTACTCTCGATCCTCCTTCTCTTAGGCCCCGCCCCACCAGGAAGTACAAACAGAAACTCAGCAGTGCTTACACTTTTGGCAATGTGTGTAGGGAAGACAGAAGACAAGCAATACTGAAGGCTTTACTCAGCTTTAACTCTAAAGGTAGGAATCACTTTTACTATTTAACATCCCCGATCTTGTGCTAAGGCTCATGGGTTATTCATAACAGacgaaacaggaagtgtgtacAAAGGCAGCAGCCGAGTGCTGTACAAACTGCAGTGAACACCCTCCTGTCTGCTCTTTTCATGCTTGCTGGCACTCTGAAAAAGAGGGATCAAGAATGGAAGATGCAGAGAAAACCAAGCTTGAGGAGATGCTGACGTGCCCAGTGTGCCGGGACATATTTAAGGATCCTCGGCAGCTGCCCTGTGGACACAGCATGTGCATGGTCTGTCTGGAAAACCTGTTGGATCACTCCTCAGACACTCCCTTCCCTTGCCCAGTCTGTAGGGAATATTTTGGACA from Enoplosus armatus isolate fEnoArm2 chromosome 14, fEnoArm2.hap1, whole genome shotgun sequence includes the following:
- the casq1a gene encoding calsequestrin-1a, with the protein product MKWTWVLVAVLLSFGGLSLGKDSLDFPEYDGKDRVHDLNAKNYKSVMKKYDVMVVYYHDHPGSSRVAQRQFEIEELSLELAAQVLDEFDDEDVGVGLLDAKLDKVVAKKLGLDESDSVYIFTDDEVIEYDGEFAADTLVEFIYDVLEDPVEIIDNSRELKGFENIEEDIKLVGYFKSHKSEHFEAFADAAEEFHPHIKFFATFSPKVAKALELKLNEVDFYEPFIDDPVVIPGKPYSEDELVKFIEDNDRPTLRKLQPHNMYEIWDDDVEGEHIIAFAEEADPDGFEFLEILKQVAEDNTDNPDLSIVWIDPDDFPLLLPHWEKTFGIDLSSPQIGVVDADDADSVWMDMDDGDDLPSVDELEDWIEDALSGEIDPDDDDDDDDDDDDDDDDDDDDDDDDDDDDDDDDDDDDDDDDDDDDDDDDDDDDDDDDDDDDDDDDDDDDDDDDDDDDDDDDDDDDY